The following are encoded together in the Salvia hispanica cultivar TCC Black 2014 chromosome 6, UniMelb_Shisp_WGS_1.0, whole genome shotgun sequence genome:
- the LOC125196704 gene encoding protein FANTASTIC FOUR 4-like: MSTIVCQQNFVTETTTTLKLRVGAGDDSVGSWGFLQNNSQQSSFLNKESYYTHPLSYNSKLSPKSLQLCTENLGSESGYDTFSDCATVFSASDDHPTFSLRHCEHQKSSPKYCRKINEFPPPLTTMSGASSLQVRRHREGGRLIIDAVEGPFRNSYLHAERSDGRLKLCFTTAAAEEEEIEEPGNEFESESESELESESESESESESGVDMNLLEKKFQRFSRCKDGGSHETKALCCSWKPSTLWVATS; the protein is encoded by the coding sequence ATGTCCACAATAGTATGCCAGCAGAATTTCGTCACCGAGACCACCACCACCCTAAAACTCAGAGTCGGCGCCGGCGATGACTCTGTCGGAAGCTGGGGATTTCTCCAAAACAACTCTCAACAATCATCATTCCTCAATAAAGAATCCTACTACACTCACCCTTTATCCTACAATTCCAAACTCAGCCCTAAATCCCTACAGCTATGCACCGAGAATTTGGGGAGCGAATCCGGCTACGACACCTTCTCCGACTGCGCCACCGTTTTCTCCGCCTCCGACGATCACCCAACCTTCTCACTCCGCCATTGCGAACACCAGAAATCTTCGCCCAAATACTGCCGGAAAATCAATGAATTTCCGCCGCCGCTCACCACAATGAGCGGCGCCAGCTCGCTGCAGGTGCGCCGCCACAGAGAAGGCGGCCGCCTCATCATCGACGCGGTCGAGGGGCCTTTCAGAAACTCCTACCTGCACGCCGAGAGGAGCGACGGCCGCCTCAAGCTCTGCttcaccaccgccgccgccgaagAGGAAGAGATTGAGGAGCCtggaaatgaatttgaatcagaatcagaatcgGAATTGGAATCGGAATCGGAATCGGAATCAGAATCGGAGTCGGGTGTGGATATGAATTTATTGGAGAAAAAATTTCAGAGGTTTAGTAGGTGCAAAGATGGGGGCAGCCATGAAACCAAAGCATTGTGCTGTAGTTGGAAACCTTCTACACTTTGGGTCGCAACTTCTTAA